A single genomic interval of Methanobrevibacter oralis harbors:
- a CDS encoding energy-coupling factor transporter transmembrane component T: protein MIQEISKLTFQLDPRIKFLLILIIGFMMFYFTEIGYMIFILGLFIFLSIFEGVFNESFKYFLIFSILLIVDLSSAYITNIWFNIALSTLLYVVERLFVFGIIGFYIFKTTKLSKFISALESLKIPKYIILPFSVMFRFLPTILEEYAYLRDSMKIRGINFSAKMIIKKPLDYMEYIIVPILIRSFKISDELSAYAMLRGLDSEKQKTKLFDLKFAVFDYLIISGVSIFTFIFYIGVF, encoded by the coding sequence ATGATTCAGGAAATATCTAAATTAACTTTCCAATTAGATCCTAGGATAAAATTTTTATTAATTTTAATTATTGGATTTATGATGTTTTATTTTACTGAGATTGGATATATGATATTTATTTTAGGTTTATTTATCTTTTTAAGTATTTTTGAAGGAGTATTTAATGAATCTTTTAAATATTTCTTAATATTTTCCATACTTTTAATAGTAGATTTATCATCGGCTTATATAACGAATATATGGTTTAATATTGCTTTATCAACTTTATTATATGTCGTTGAGCGCCTTTTTGTTTTTGGAATAATCGGATTTTATATATTCAAAACAACAAAGTTATCTAAATTTATAAGTGCTCTTGAAAGTTTGAAAATACCCAAATATATAATTTTACCATTTTCAGTAATGTTTCGGTTTTTACCAACCATATTAGAAGAATATGCTTATTTAAGAGATAGTATGAAAATTCGAGGAATAAACTTTTCTGCTAAAATGATTATTAAAAAGCCATTAGATTACATGGAATATATAATTGTTCCAATCTTAATTAGAAGTTTTAAAATTTCAGATGAATTATCTGCTTATGCAATGTTAAGGGGGTTAGATAGTGAAAAACAGAAAACAAAGCTTTTTGACTTAAAGTTTGCAGTATTTGATTATTTAATTATATCAGGTGTTTCGATATTTACTTTTATTTTTTATATTGGAGTTTTTTAA
- a CDS encoding MptD family putative ECF transporter S component → MKFKLKNDKKLTARDFISIGVFNALAIIIYMIISSLFCMTIIGSFFSNAAVFLVIGVIYVLLAIKIQKRGVFLISGLIFGLISLASGHVYHFIAIVIGGAIAEILAGKYDSSRKISLAYVAFALSDFLGIDLPIFAFGSSYILERASNFGISENAINSSIQYFTWSTFFVLLILNVICAIIGAWIGMIIIEKHFKKSGLIE, encoded by the coding sequence ATGAAATTTAAATTAAAAAATGATAAAAAATTAACCGCAAGAGATTTTATAAGTATAGGTGTTTTTAACGCTCTAGCTATAATAATATACATGATTATATCTTCTTTATTTTGCATGACAATTATTGGAAGTTTTTTTTCAAATGCTGCCGTTTTCCTTGTAATTGGTGTAATTTATGTTTTATTGGCTATTAAAATACAAAAAAGAGGAGTATTTCTCATTTCAGGATTAATATTTGGATTGATTTCCTTAGCTTCTGGTCATGTTTATCATTTTATTGCAATAGTTATTGGTGGGGCAATAGCAGAAATATTGGCGGGAAAATATGATTCTTCTAGAAAAATATCTCTCGCATATGTTGCTTTTGCATTATCTGATTTTTTAGGAATTGATTTACCTATTTTTGCTTTTGGATCATCATATATACTTGAAAGAGCTTCTAATTTTGGTATTTCAGAAAATGCAATTAATTCTTCAATTCAGTATTTTACGTGGTCTACATTTTTTGTTTTATTAATCTTAAATGTTATTTGTGCAATAATAGGTGCATGGATTGGGATGATAATAATTGAAAAACACTTTAAAAAGTCTGGTTTAATAGAATAA
- a CDS encoding TetR family transcriptional regulator, giving the protein MDAVFKVFLKKGYFNVTMEDIINETSLSKGGFYYYFNIYNKY; this is encoded by the coding sequence TTGGATGCAGTTTTTAAAGTTTTTTTAAAGAAAGGATATTTTAATGTGACCATGGAGGATATTATTAATGAAACTTCTCTTTCTAAGGGAGGTTTTTACTATTATTTTAATATTTATAATAAGTATTAA
- a CDS encoding ECF transporter S component: MNNDNKWSTHDIMITAVMAVALGVLYILLTYFAGWLTNFPFLDIYLTGIYYFPILMVGYLIRKKGLQSYLLL; this comes from the coding sequence ATGAATAATGATAATAAATGGTCTACACATGATATAATGATAACTGCAGTGATGGCTGTAGCATTGGGAGTTTTATATATTCTTTTAACTTATTTCGCAGGATGGTTAACGAATTTTCCATTTTTAGACATATATTTAACTGGAATATATTATTTTCCAATTTTGATGGTTGGATATTTAATTAGGAAAAAGGGTCTGCAATCTTATCTGCTTTTATAA
- a CDS encoding class I SAM-dependent methyltransferase: MKQMIENPNEVDWVGFWKEILKDKKDKDWDKAAVGFYKRSKKDDYQNALFSKLILNENDTVLDLGCGEGSITIPLAKKVKKVIGYDLSSKMLEFLEKRAQDNNINNIETIQKSIEELKYDEIGDVDVVVASRSLNGIMPIDEVLSEINKIANKYVFITLFGPENQKMEKEFDEHIGKKRTNFPAHDYFFNILYNMGIYANIERLNLNVYREYDNLEEAMDNGKFNLDLYTDEEKERLREYLDNLLSVNPKNGKLYYTKDKPDWILIWWKK, translated from the coding sequence ATGAAACAAATGATTGAAAACCCTAATGAAGTTGATTGGGTTGGATTTTGGAAGGAAATACTTAAAGATAAAAAAGATAAAGACTGGGATAAAGCAGCTGTTGGATTTTACAAAAGATCTAAAAAGGACGACTATCAAAATGCATTGTTTTCAAAATTAATACTAAATGAAAATGACACAGTATTAGATCTAGGTTGTGGTGAAGGTTCAATTACAATACCTCTAGCTAAAAAGGTTAAAAAAGTAATAGGCTATGATTTATCTTCTAAAATGTTAGAATTTCTTGAAAAACGTGCCCAAGATAATAATATAAACAATATTGAAACAATACAAAAATCTATTGAAGAATTAAAATATGATGAAATAGGCGATGTTGATGTTGTTGTAGCTTCAAGATCTCTAAATGGAATCATGCCAATTGATGAAGTTTTAAGCGAAATTAATAAAATAGCTAATAAATATGTTTTTATTACATTATTTGGACCTGAAAATCAAAAAATGGAAAAAGAATTTGATGAACATATTGGTAAAAAACGTACAAACTTCCCAGCACATGATTATTTCTTTAATATTTTATATAATATGGGAATTTATGCTAATATTGAAAGATTAAACTTAAATGTTTACAGAGAGTATGATAATCTTGAAGAAGCTATGGATAATGGTAAATTCAACCTAGATTTATATACTGATGAAGAAAAAGAACGATTAAGAGAATATTTAGATAATCTATTATCTGTTAATCCGAAAAATGGAAAACTGTACTACACAAAAGATAAGCCCGACTGGATTTTAATTTGGTGGAAAAAATAA
- a CDS encoding aldo/keto reductase, with product MLIMRLGKTNLEVNKNGFGALPIQRRNKKDSIEILKRAYENKINFYDTARFYSDSEEKIGKALNDVRNKIIIATKTGSEKEEDFWKDLETSLKYLQTDYIDLYQFHNLPFCPKPNDGSNLYEAIVEAKSQGLIKHIGITTHKYTIAIEALNSGLYETLQYPFSYLSGKSEIELVEKCKKLDIGFIAMKAMGGGLIKNAKASYAYINQFSNILPIWGIQKEEELDEFLLYEKTKPKLDDKLKIAIDKDKEELKKNFCRGCGYCMPCPEEINISMCARMSLWIRRFPTEPYLTPKYQKIMEKTRECVECYLCVDNCPYELDIPKLLRENYNDYMNVLKNTM from the coding sequence ATATTAATAATGAGGCTTGGAAAAACAAATCTTGAAGTTAATAAAAATGGATTCGGAGCACTGCCCATTCAAAGACGAAACAAAAAAGATTCTATCGAAATACTTAAAAGAGCTTATGAAAATAAAATTAACTTCTATGACACGGCTCGTTTTTACTCAGATAGTGAAGAAAAAATAGGAAAAGCCCTAAATGATGTTAGAAACAAAATTATTATTGCAACAAAAACTGGAAGTGAAAAAGAAGAAGACTTTTGGAAAGACCTAGAAACTTCTTTAAAATATCTTCAAACAGATTACATTGATTTATATCAATTTCATAACCTTCCTTTTTGTCCAAAACCTAATGATGGAAGTAATTTATACGAAGCTATTGTAGAAGCTAAATCACAAGGATTAATAAAACATATTGGAATAACAACACACAAATACACAATAGCTATTGAAGCATTGAATTCTGGACTATACGAAACACTACAATACCCCTTTTCTTATTTAAGTGGAAAAAGCGAAATTGAACTAGTTGAAAAATGTAAAAAACTAGATATTGGCTTTATAGCTATGAAAGCAATGGGTGGAGGATTAATTAAAAATGCAAAAGCATCCTATGCTTACATAAACCAATTTTCAAATATCCTCCCAATTTGGGGAATTCAAAAAGAAGAAGAACTTGATGAGTTCTTATTATATGAGAAAACAAAACCCAAATTAGATGATAAGTTAAAAATAGCTATCGATAAAGATAAAGAAGAGCTTAAAAAGAATTTCTGTAGAGGCTGTGGTTATTGCATGCCTTGTCCAGAAGAAATAAATATTAGTATGTGTGCTCGAATGTCTTTATGGATTAGACGTTTTCCAACAGAACCTTACCTAACCCCTAAATATCAAAAAATAATGGAAAAAACCAGAGAATGTGTAGAATGTTATTTGTGCGTAGATAATTGTCCCTACGAACTAGATATTCCAAAATTACTTAGAGAAAATTATAATGATTATATGAATGTTTTAAAAAATACAATGTGA